The genomic stretch GACACAAGGCACATTCAACCAGTGGATGAGCAGATGACACGGTAAACAAAAGGACCAAGACTAAGCCCTGAAACAGATGAGACTTTCCAATCTCATCACATGGAAGCAAGGAAGGGGCAGagaacactggagagaaacctgctgctctctgtccttccctcctcctaagGAAGATACAAGAGAACCAAGACAGGTCAGTCGGCTCTGGCAAGTTCATCTTCCTGCAGTCCCGATCTTATCCACTAGGTGGGACTGCTCGTgtgtatttctctttccctccctccctccctccctccctccctccctccctccctccctccctctctctctctctctctctctctctctctctctctctctctctctctctctcacacacacacacacacacacacacacacacacacacacacattttctaagTCTTCAGCCTGCTCGCCTTTATTTAAAATGACTCGTCTCTCTGCATTGGGCACCGTGGAAAGTCAAAGCTCCTGCCTGTCTAAAGAGACTTCCTGTCATGTAACCTAGGCTCTTGCTTAATGGGTCCTAGTTTCCTTTGCCTGCTCTGCAGTAGATGGATGACTAGGCTCCACCTCGCGCTTACCCGAAAGGAGATGGTCCTGGGGCTGGAGCGTTTGAGGGAGCTGCTGTAGGTGAGCAGAGTAGGTGAGGATATGTCTGCCTCTTCATCCTTGCTGGGAATTTTCACCTGAGTGAAACAAAGGTGTCAGATAAGAACTTACCTTCCTCTGTAAAAGGGTAAGGTGCTCCTAGGCCCAAGAAGCCCCCAAGCCTAAACTTCCAGGGGGCCCTCAGGTGACCTGGCTCATCCCAGAAGCTGGAGATGTCTCACTCTCCTGCCCCTGCAATACAGTGACCACACGGCCTCATGTACCCGGACCACCAGGCAGGGCTTTAGTTTTGGAAAGATCTGAAGGTGTCTAAGCTTGCTATCTAGCACAAGGCTCCCACGCTTAATGGGTGCCTGTTTCCTCGGAGGGCTCTGTAGTGGACAGGGAACAAGATTACCCTTGCTCCGAACAAACATAAATGGCTTTGGGGGCCGGAGTCCAGGACCTGGATAAGGATGTGGTTGGAGACCCCCAGTACTCTGCACACAGCCCCTTTTGGTTCCAACAATCTGCCTCTGACTCAGTGCCCTATTGGGACAGTAGTTAGGAATTCTGACTTGCTAGGAGAGAAAGAAACTGCCAAGGCCAGCCCaacaagggaggagaggaggaaacaaGGGAGATACAGGCCTCAGGGCTGGACTGCCAAGGAGGGCAAAGGGGAAAGGGGCAATGCCGACCTGGAGTGTGATGGGTGGGAAGCGAGAAGCCTTAGTCGGAGGGTCTGTTGTACCCTGCTCTGCAGAGGAAGGTGGACTCTTCCCAGGGACAGCCTTCCCTCTGGACTCCCTTGTGGTAGCCTGGCTTCCCCCAGGGGCTGGGGGCTGCTCTGAGGCCGTTGCCTTCTTTGGAGTCAGCTTTGTTTCTGAGACTATTGACTTCTCGAAGATGGATGCTTTCTCTGACACCAGCCGCCTCTCCTGCATCTTCTCAGAGACCACGGATTTTTCTAGAACTGGAGCAGACCTTTTCTCTGGTGCTCCTGTCTTCAGAGACGTGAGTGTCTTCTCAGGGACCGGTGACTTGTCTGACACACTCGTTCTTTCTGGAACCAACTTCTCTGGGCTGTGTTTCTTCTCAGTCGGGgatgctttctctgtggctgccCCCTTCTCTGAGGGGCAGGCTTTCTCGGAAGCCGGTCTCTTGGCAGGCACTAGAGTCTTCTCTGGGCCAGGCGCTTTCTCAGAGACCAAGGTCTTCTGCTGGACCTCTGCCTCCTCTTGAagcccctttccccctcccccaagctctcttccCTTTAGGGGCTCTTCTTCCTGGGCCCAAGGGCCTCGCTGCTCCCGGCTCAGTCTCCGGCGAGGCAGGGGCTCCGCTTTCTTCTTAGGCACAAGGGGCTGAGTTGAGGTCTGCTCGGGGTCTGGGCTGTCCTTTTCCCCCTCTAGCCTCTCCTGCACTGGAGCCTGGACAGCCTCTACCACCTGCCGCCTCTGTCGCCGTTCCTTCCGAGTCCTAAGGATGGCCTGGAtgtcttcctcttcatctttgGAGGCTGGGGGTGATGGCTTGGGGACCTCTGCTTCCTCCACACTGGGCAGCCTGAATCAAAAGACACAGGGAGACAAGGTGGACAGGATCAGATGACGTCAGGAGTGAGGGTGACCCTCGTTGTAGCTGACTCAGTGAGATGCTTCAGGGCCACCAGGGAGGAAGCAATAAGTCAGACCCTGCTCTCCCTGTCCCACCACCACTATTTCAAAAATAACCACGTTTCTGCATTCTGTGTACCACCCTTCCAAAGGGTCACTTGAACAAGCACCCCAGGCTCAAGTAAAAATCACAGATTCCTGTGCAGTGTAGAGTGAACTGTTCCCTGTTCACCCACAACCACTAACACTGATCAAGCAACTGCTTTATAGGTTCTAGGCCTAGAGCAATATTGGCCAGGAGGGCTCAAAGGAGTGAGTTCAGGCCCTGTCCATCAGAACTAAGAGGAGGCCATGGGAAGTAACTGGTAGGGAGCTAGAAGGAAAACCAGGGCTTCTGAGGCCCCATTCTGTCCTCCGTAGGGTATGCATGAAACGTGGTGGCAGCCCTGGGTTTGGATCAGTCCACGGA from Arvicola amphibius chromosome 12, mArvAmp1.2, whole genome shotgun sequence encodes the following:
- the Lad1 gene encoding ladinin-1; this encodes MSVSRKDWSALSSLARQRTLEDEEEQERERRRRHRNLSSTTDDESPKVTQNGAQRSVERLPSVEEAEVPKPSPPASKDEEEDIQAILRTRKERRQRRQVVEAVQAPVQERLEGEKDSPDPEQTSTQPLVPKKKAEPLPRRRLSREQRGPWAQEEEPLKGRELGGGGKGLQEEAEVQQKTLVSEKAPGPEKTLVPAKRPASEKACPSEKGAATEKASPTEKKHSPEKLVPERTSVSDKSPVPEKTLTSLKTGAPEKRSAPVLEKSVVSEKMQERRLVSEKASIFEKSIVSETKLTPKKATASEQPPAPGGSQATTRESRGKAVPGKSPPSSAEQGTTDPPTKASRFPPITLQVKIPSKDEEADISSPTLLTYSSSLKRSSPRTISFRMSPRKDNSETTLTRSASVRLPASTVKLGEKLERYHTAIQRSESVRSPGSSRTEVLVTPAGVASKRHLFEKELAGQSRTEPTIRKENLRLSGVVTSRLNLWISKTQDSGDQGAQEVQKEASVTRRAQWGNKSAMSLDAEV